In Helicoverpa armigera isolate CAAS_96S chromosome 20, ASM3070526v1, whole genome shotgun sequence, one DNA window encodes the following:
- the LOC110377363 gene encoding esterase B1 yields the protein MVTYKLLVILQMTMVTSQDVISIAQGMLRGMARDGYVSYTGIPYANVTSSMGRFKRAGLAPRWSDIRNPRTLTCSTVSAVEDCLQLDVHVPSVVGGNWPVLVWVTGGSGPYNPGKLVQEGIIVVIVYHRLGPAGFLCLGNDKIPGNAGVKDVVLALRWVRDNIVAFKGNPAKVVIAGQSFGAAMVEAVTLSPMANGLYHGVILQSGSALCPWSFNYDAKERARALGDTSEIIDDYIKTLQDSKIEVLVAKANKLDVSYFPFGICVEDPSKKEERLLFAAPYDLLSSKKDNSVPMIVGYNDNEAYVFVSILKEANVLKRLRIGASFLLPDDLKFLNEREHRQTGRQIADMYFKDNITMASVLAYHRDAFFTNHIHRSVRHHVSTSAVFYYQFSFSGNLGVRPEPGVRKIGAAHSDELAYLFYDGTLEGEEGAMQRRLVKLWTNFVKHLNPSHQSEVTWEQTRPDSFRLLDIGAELKMIDYPHSRTARMWDDIYEKYYYTRNKIAN from the exons ATGGTAACATACAAATTGTTGGTGATACTACAAATGACGATGGTGACAAGCCAGGATGTGATCAGCATTGCTCAGGGCATGCTGAGAGGGATGGCGAGAGACGGGTACGTGTCGTACACTGGAATACCTTATGCCAATGTTACAAGCTCAATGGGGAGGTTTAAG AGAGCAGGTCTCGCTCCTCGTTGGTCTGACATTAGAAACCCCAGAACATTGACCTGTTCCACGGTCTCGGCTGTCGAAGATTGTCTACAACTGGACGTCCACGTGCCGTCAGTAGTTGGTGGCAACTGGCCTGTCCTGGTGTGGGTCACGGGCGGCAGTGGGCCCTACAATCCCGGCAAGTTAGTGCAAGAGGGCATCATAGTCGTGATTGTCTATCACAG ATTGGGTCCTGCGGGGTTTTTATGCTTGGGTAACGACAAAATACCAGGCAATGCTGGAGTGAAAGATGTAGTACTTGCATTAAGATGGGTGCGGGACAACATCGTCGCCTTTAAAGGGAATCCAGCGAAAGTTGTAATAGCTGGACAAAGCTTTGGCGCAGCTATGGTTGAGGCTGTAACATTGTCTCCCATGGCTAACGGTCTTTACCATGGTGTAATACTGCAGAGTGGAAGTGCATTATGCCCATGGTCTTTTAATTATGATGCAAAAGAAAGAGCTAGAGCTTTGGGAGATACGAGTGAGATTATTGATGATTATATTAAAACCTTACAAGATTCTAAAATTGAAGTTTTAGTAGCGAAAGCGAATAAATTAGACGTGTCCTATTTTCCCTTCGGAATATGCGTTGAAGATCCGTCAAAAAAAGAAGAGAGACTGTTATTTGCAGCACCGTACGACTTACTGTCAAGTAAGAAAGATAACTCCGTACCCATGATAGTAGGATATAACGACAATGAAGCATacgtttttgtttcaatattgaAAGAAGCAAATGTTCTGAAACGATTACGAATAGGAGCGAGTTTTTTGTTACCAGATGATTTAAAGTTTTTGAACGAAAGGGAACATAGACAAACTGGACGTCAGATTGCAGATATGTATTTTAAGGACAACATTACCATGGCATCTGTGTTGGCTTACCATAG GGACGCGTTCTTCACGAACCATATACACCGGAGTGTCCGTCACCACGTATCAACATCCGCAGTCTTCTACTACCAGTTCTCATTCTCTGGTAACCTTGGAGTTCGCCCAGAGCCAGGGGTTCGTAAGATAGGTGCAGCACATTCTGATGAACTGGCCTACTTGTTCTATGACGGCACTTTGGAGGGAGAAGAGGGGGCTATGCAGAGGCGTCTTGTGAAACTTTGGACtaattttgttaaacattt AAACCCATCCCATCAGAGCGAAGTAACATGGGAGCAGACCAGACCTGACTCCTTCCGACTGCTGGACATTGGAGCCGAGCTGAAGATGATCGACTACCCTCACTCGAGGACAGCTCGCATGTGGGATGATATCTACGAGAAATACTACTACACGAGGAACAAGATcgctaattaa